From the Anaerolineales bacterium genome, one window contains:
- a CDS encoding FAD-binding protein: MSATCHKRNQIISFLQDQNICYKTDYLIKYETYFKTGGIVKLFVAPQDYGKMVSLVSFLNVSRIKYRIIGYTSNMLFFDEIQYSVILSTKNLNSLEIKEKKIEVEAGYQLQDFVRVALINGWKGFDGLEGIPGSIGGALVMNAGAYGYSISDNLISVECIDGENRLSLLKKDDCLFEYRNSIFRGGGHCILRATFSLQKDSIARIAKNIEKFHIARHSYQEHAYPNLGSMISINENFYNEIFRNKKTFALLFWLLRILFKNPISKFLSRRNPNNIVFNWLLKKFLLLERRVLLNYQMSAKGANSLVNNGKVLPKEIIEYTLLCKELLGGKYHIENEFVVTPAFSVDPEFQGTYDLLVSKLSESRQDA, encoded by the coding sequence ATGTCAGCAACTTGTCATAAGCGCAACCAAATAATATCCTTCCTTCAAGATCAGAACATTTGCTACAAGACTGATTACTTAATTAAGTATGAGACATATTTTAAAACAGGTGGAATTGTTAAGCTTTTTGTAGCTCCACAAGACTATGGAAAAATGGTTAGCTTGGTTTCATTTCTAAACGTATCTAGAATAAAGTATAGAATAATTGGTTATACAAGCAATATGCTGTTTTTTGATGAAATACAGTATTCTGTCATTCTGTCCACCAAGAATTTAAATTCTCTAGAGATAAAAGAGAAGAAAATTGAAGTTGAAGCCGGGTATCAGCTACAAGATTTTGTAAGAGTAGCTCTAATAAATGGTTGGAAGGGCTTTGACGGTCTTGAAGGAATCCCTGGCAGTATCGGGGGAGCCCTAGTTATGAATGCTGGGGCATATGGATATTCAATTTCTGACAATTTGATATCAGTAGAGTGCATAGACGGTGAAAATAGACTGTCACTTCTTAAAAAAGATGACTGCTTGTTTGAATATCGCAATTCTATTTTCAGAGGGGGGGGGCATTGTATATTAAGGGCGACTTTTTCTTTGCAAAAAGATAGTATAGCTAGAATAGCTAAGAATATAGAGAAATTTCATATAGCAAGGCACTCATATCAGGAACACGCATACCCTAATTTAGGAAGCATGATCTCTATCAACGAAAATTTTTACAATGAGATATTCCGCAATAAGAAAACCTTTGCCCTTCTATTTTGGCTGTTAAGAATACTTTTTAAAAATCCGATAAGCAAATTTTTATCAAGAAGAAACCCAAATAATATTGTGTTCAATTGGTTACTAAAAAAATTTCTCCTTTTGGAAAGAAGAGTTCTCTTGAATTATCAAATGTCTGCAAAAGGGGCAAACAGTCTAGTTAATAACGGAAAGGTCCTTCCAAAGGAAATAATCGAATATACCCTTCTGTGCAAAGAATTACTTGGGGGAAAATATCACATTGAAAACGAGTTCGTCGTAACCCCGGCTTTTTCCGTTGATCCAGAATTTCAAGGAACTTATGATCTCCTTGTTTCTAAATTGTCAGAATCCAGACAAGATGCTTAA
- a CDS encoding polysaccharide pyruvyl transferase family protein, whose protein sequence is MVKKMTKAYILAFQRATNYGAVLQIFAFKKILERLGLTVEVIDYVPDWMPARIKSQPSIGSFVKRKMLAFTFRKFLKELNLTKAKFFDSISLKANLPEADFYFVGSDQVWNENLIRKDATYFLDFVPDASHKIGYAVSMGNNHLSDDFRKEVTPLIRRFHKLSVRETFVANFLKESLHVDSFVVLDPTLLLQERDYDEIRDEKKWNTEFIAVYSAMHDSGIYELSKYLRAKTNLPIVNLGYHFNGADKQEYIFGPGHWLSRIKESSYFITNSFHGSAFAILYKKKFFSVPTQNPSHQGLNARFVELLKSLDLTSRLVNSESDISNLLGEPIDYKRTYYLLDKRRNQSMRFLAEAIGEVK, encoded by the coding sequence ATGGTTAAGAAGATGACAAAAGCTTATATTCTGGCTTTTCAAAGAGCCACGAACTACGGAGCAGTGTTACAGATTTTTGCGTTCAAAAAGATTTTAGAAAGATTGGGCTTAACAGTTGAAGTTATTGATTATGTCCCAGACTGGATGCCTGCAAGGATAAAAAGCCAGCCGTCAATTGGTAGTTTCGTAAAGAGGAAAATGCTGGCTTTCACGTTCCGAAAATTTTTGAAGGAATTGAATTTAACAAAGGCAAAATTTTTTGATAGTATTTCTTTGAAAGCAAATTTGCCAGAGGCGGATTTCTATTTTGTCGGCAGTGATCAGGTTTGGAATGAGAACCTGATAAGGAAAGATGCAACATACTTCTTGGATTTTGTGCCAGATGCTTCTCACAAAATAGGTTATGCAGTTAGTATGGGTAACAATCATTTGTCTGATGATTTTAGAAAAGAAGTAACGCCTTTGATTAGAAGATTTCACAAGTTATCTGTCCGGGAAACATTTGTTGCTAATTTTCTCAAGGAATCCTTGCACGTTGATTCGTTCGTTGTATTGGATCCAACTCTTCTGCTACAAGAACGAGACTATGATGAAATAAGGGATGAGAAAAAATGGAACACGGAGTTCATCGCTGTTTACTCAGCTATGCATGATTCTGGGATTTATGAACTGTCAAAGTACTTAAGAGCGAAAACAAATCTGCCTATCGTGAATTTAGGTTACCATTTTAATGGAGCCGATAAACAGGAATATATATTTGGACCCGGTCACTGGTTAAGCAGAATAAAAGAATCCTCATACTTCATTACTAATTCATTTCACGGGAGTGCTTTTGCCATTTTGTATAAGAAAAAATTTTTCTCAGTGCCAACTCAAAACCCCTCCCATCAAGGCCTCAATGCAAGATTTGTAGAGCTTCTAAAGTCTCTGGATTTAACTAGTCGGCTAGTAAATTCTGAAAGCGATATAAGTAATCTGTTGGGTGAGCCGATTGACTATAAAAGGACTTATTACCTGCTAGACAAAAGGAGGAATCAATCAATGCGATTTCTAGCAGAGGCTATTGGCGAAGTGAAGTAA
- a CDS encoding oligosaccharide flippase family protein, translating to MITKKQFSKNLGVNVINFAVNFASGLLVAPFLIHHLGISAFGIVGVSMSVVGFMTIVSTSLNQANNRFVSMNMVSGDKQTTISVITTTFILYGISILVFLPILAFISINSGRIFNISPNTVPAASFLFLLMGLGQVLIMLNAVIVSPLFAKNRLDIIQSINILRNVLDIVFLFISVTYISNSLISVGAAYFAAIVLAITAAIVYFRKFLPYYKFRFHDFNRNKARDIFKLSSWTAVSAVGMLMFLQTDVVLINVFLGAEEAGKYAVAGQWRLLLISVATILSVVTAPIILVKYSENRLNELKDFLYKAVKYQGIYTAVPTALLVVYADTILSLWLGNDFMDLSILLRAMIFHLAFSQAIRPLYAVGTAFNKAKLPGIATLSLGLAHVVLSIALLKFTNFGLLGVIVSGTLFTVLLNIVFLPMYVARYLKVSPTELYINIAPALFTEVLLIFFGFTLRLLFKPTSWVALFFASIIVAVLGLFCVYWILLDPKEKAEIKILLGKAKHIVPLWR from the coding sequence ATGATAACTAAAAAACAGTTTTCTAAAAATCTAGGCGTCAATGTGATAAATTTTGCGGTTAATTTTGCCTCCGGTTTGCTAGTAGCGCCTTTCTTAATTCACCATTTAGGGATATCTGCATTTGGTATTGTAGGGGTCTCTATGAGTGTTGTTGGATTCATGACAATAGTGTCGACAAGTCTAAACCAGGCAAATAACCGATTTGTTTCGATGAACATGGTTTCTGGGGATAAGCAAACAACAATTTCAGTGATAACGACAACCTTTATTCTGTATGGAATTTCAATTCTCGTATTTTTGCCGATCCTTGCCTTTATCTCAATTAATTCTGGAAGGATATTTAACATATCTCCAAACACGGTCCCAGCGGCCTCATTTTTGTTTTTACTTATGGGGTTGGGCCAAGTTTTGATAATGTTGAATGCAGTAATTGTGAGCCCGCTTTTTGCTAAAAATCGGCTTGATATTATCCAGTCTATTAATATCTTGAGAAATGTTTTAGATATTGTTTTTTTATTCATATCAGTAACATATATCTCAAATTCTTTAATCTCGGTTGGTGCAGCTTACTTTGCGGCAATTGTTTTAGCAATAACTGCCGCAATCGTGTATTTTAGGAAATTCCTGCCATACTACAAATTCAGATTTCATGACTTTAATAGAAATAAGGCCCGAGATATATTTAAGCTCTCTAGTTGGACAGCTGTCAGTGCTGTCGGCATGTTGATGTTCTTGCAGACCGACGTTGTTCTTATAAATGTCTTTTTGGGAGCAGAGGAGGCTGGTAAATATGCAGTGGCGGGGCAATGGAGATTATTACTTATTTCTGTAGCAACCATTTTGAGCGTGGTTACAGCGCCAATTATTTTAGTTAAATATTCTGAAAATAGGCTAAATGAATTGAAGGATTTCTTATACAAAGCCGTTAAGTATCAAGGTATTTACACTGCTGTACCCACTGCTCTTCTTGTAGTTTATGCTGATACGATACTATCTCTTTGGCTTGGAAACGATTTCATGGATTTATCAATTCTTCTGCGGGCCATGATATTCCATTTGGCCTTTTCTCAAGCCATACGCCCACTTTATGCAGTGGGCACAGCCTTTAACAAGGCAAAATTGCCGGGAATTGCTACTTTGTCATTAGGCCTCGCTCACGTTGTTTTATCCATAGCATTACTTAAATTTACTAACTTTGGCCTGTTGGGTGTAATTGTGAGTGGCACCCTTTTTACTGTATTATTAAATATTGTTTTTCTTCCCATGTACGTGGCGCGTTATTTGAAAGTCTCTCCTACTGAGCTTTACATAAATATAGCACCCGCTCTATTTACTGAAGTGCTTCTTATATTCTTTGGTTTCACACTTAGGCTATTGTTCAAACCAACCAGTTGGGTTGCATTGTTTTTTGCATCGATAATTGTAGCTGTTCTGGGTTTGTTTTGTGTCTATTGGATCCTGCTAGACCCAAAAGAAAAAGCAGAGATTAAGATACTACTGGGAAAAGCCAAGCACATAGTTCCCCTGTGGAGGTGA
- a CDS encoding glycosyltransferase family 4 protein, protein MNTKKKILHLINDASLRRGGAQKIVNSLIEVQDFDSYTFSKKRIDNIVDERNFVGNNFDLLWKIRMKPDAVVIHSRMFWPYAFMIKKFGVKVIFYVHADYTTHNWAFRIFRPDSYIVTSNAVKNLLTKHGISEKKIHVNINPLVSDGITPLENITISQPLVISFVGSLEPRKGILDLIDLLKAYSIRGKMPIILQIIGEGSLYKKITLNMNNGGDYFSIRLLGYQERPYLTTKNSLIQIIPSLEEGFGLVGVEAILHGKLLVYNEIPALIELLGRDEFSFSFKIGSPDSFFIALDNCIYMLKNGSLGRKKAKERSDLISRKYSLDRFIKEYVKIVKKCIDS, encoded by the coding sequence ATGAATACCAAAAAAAAGATACTTCATTTGATAAACGATGCGTCACTTAGAAGAGGGGGGGCTCAAAAAATTGTGAATTCCTTGATTGAAGTACAAGATTTTGATTCTTACACATTCTCAAAAAAGAGAATTGACAACATTGTCGATGAAAGAAATTTCGTTGGGAATAATTTTGATTTGCTTTGGAAAATAAGGATGAAACCTGATGCTGTTGTTATCCATTCAAGGATGTTTTGGCCTTATGCATTCATGATAAAGAAATTTGGAGTAAAGGTTATTTTTTATGTCCATGCGGACTATACAACACATAATTGGGCTTTTAGAATTTTTCGACCAGATTCATATATTGTTACTTCAAACGCGGTAAAGAATCTGTTAACTAAACATGGAATATCAGAAAAAAAAATACATGTAAACATAAACCCTCTTGTGTCTGATGGTATCACCCCACTAGAAAATATCACTATCTCTCAGCCCCTTGTTATTTCATTTGTTGGGTCGCTCGAACCGCGCAAGGGAATCTTAGATTTAATTGATTTGTTGAAAGCATATTCAATTAGAGGCAAAATGCCTATCATCCTTCAGATTATCGGTGAGGGGTCCTTATATAAAAAGATAACTTTGAATATGAATAATGGGGGTGATTATTTTTCTATTAGATTATTGGGGTATCAAGAAAGACCTTACTTGACCACTAAAAACTCCCTAATTCAAATCATTCCTTCTTTAGAAGAAGGATTTGGATTAGTAGGAGTTGAAGCTATCCTGCATGGGAAATTGCTTGTATACAATGAAATACCTGCGCTTATTGAATTGCTGGGCAGAGATGAGTTCTCGTTTTCTTTTAAGATTGGTTCTCCGGACTCATTTTTTATTGCTCTTGATAATTGTATCTACATGCTAAAAAATGGTAGTTTGGGTCGGAAAAAGGCAAAGGAACGATCAGACCTAATATCCCGAAAATATAGTCTTGATCGCTTCATCAAAGAATATGTAAAAATAGTAAAAAAGTGCATTGATTCTTGA
- a CDS encoding WecB/TagA/CpsF family glycosyltransferase — protein MTRISFLNCPIDNLSLLETVEIIRHGIREGRFIRHVVVNVAKIVNLQRDEALRAAVINSDIINVDGMGVVWGARFLGHHLRERVAGIDLFYALLNMSADEGFPVFFLGAEEHVVKMTAIRIQELHPTLRIAGYHNGFFGDGEEIIVDMIRSSGASLLFVAITSPYKEKFVDRWGSKLGVRFVMGVGGTFDVVAGKVRRAPIWMQNSGLEWLYRVLQEPKRLFARYLSTNLKFLWILLRMKLKSVFIKE, from the coding sequence ATGACACGCATAAGCTTTTTAAATTGTCCAATTGATAATCTCTCCTTGTTGGAGACGGTTGAAATTATACGTCATGGTATAAGAGAAGGGCGGTTTATCCGTCATGTAGTGGTCAATGTCGCAAAAATTGTAAATTTGCAAAGAGATGAGGCGTTGCGTGCTGCAGTAATTAATTCTGACATTATTAATGTTGATGGAATGGGCGTGGTATGGGGAGCAAGGTTCTTAGGGCACCACCTTCGAGAACGCGTAGCGGGCATCGATTTGTTTTATGCGCTATTGAATATGTCTGCAGATGAAGGCTTTCCGGTTTTTTTCTTGGGAGCTGAAGAGCATGTGGTTAAAATGACAGCTATAAGAATTCAAGAACTCCATCCTACATTACGAATTGCTGGATATCACAATGGTTTTTTTGGTGATGGCGAAGAAATTATTGTGGATATGATTCGATCCTCCGGCGCTAGCTTATTGTTTGTGGCGATTACCTCTCCGTATAAGGAGAAATTTGTTGATCGTTGGGGTAGTAAACTCGGGGTCCGGTTTGTAATGGGTGTGGGAGGAACCTTTGATGTAGTTGCCGGCAAGGTGAGGCGCGCTCCAATTTGGATGCAAAATTCCGGACTAGAGTGGTTATATCGGGTGCTTCAAGAACCAAAACGACTTTTTGCGCGATACTTATCTACGAATTTGAAATTCCTGTGGATTCTATTGAGAATGAAGCTGAAATCTGTATTTATTAAAGAGTAA
- a CDS encoding polysaccharide biosynthesis tyrosine autokinase — MNLTNPNASDEIDLKLYWGVLRKEIRKIIFFSLLFMLSGFLLSNLLPPVYEASSILMVSENSALQTNEYNAVLTSERLARTYAEIMTAQPILEAVKTDLGLTEDLDSVKESIEVRLIPNTQLIRVTVQNTDPLLAVQITNTLVEYFINDNISLQQSRFAESKLTLAGQIAEQQGFVDQIQLALNSLPQGEEGQLERTRLEGLLGQYRQTYTQLLQSYEQLRLAEAQSTSNVLQVEPAILPDESISPKVPLNTLLAGVLGAALATSYVFLRTTLDNSIKNADEIRNNFDLSTLAFVAKAHEEDEIITASNPRSPISESFRSLRTNIQFASVDDQLKIIVVTSSVQGEGKSTIASNLAFVISQLGTETILIDADLRRPRLHKLFKVSNKKGLSNLFVNKHMDHAFDAQLQETKYPHLKIMSSGGIPPNPSELISTIRMNNILEHAKTRAELVIIDAPPVLPVTDAVVLAQKADGVIIVMVPGQTTMPMAKQAVESLRQVDAKILGVVFNNVDLDSAYFSSYRNAYVYHYDEAS, encoded by the coding sequence ATGAATCTTACTAACCCTAATGCGTCGGATGAGATTGATTTAAAGTTATATTGGGGTGTTTTACGCAAAGAGATAAGAAAAATCATTTTCTTCTCCCTTTTGTTTATGCTATCAGGCTTCTTGTTGAGCAATCTTTTGCCACCAGTATATGAAGCCTCATCAATATTGATGGTCAGCGAAAATTCGGCTCTCCAAACCAATGAATACAATGCCGTGCTAACAAGTGAGCGCTTAGCTCGAACGTACGCTGAGATAATGACAGCCCAGCCTATTCTTGAAGCAGTGAAAACGGATTTAGGACTGACTGAGGATTTAGACTCTGTTAAAGAGTCAATTGAGGTTCGGTTAATCCCCAATACACAACTTATCAGGGTGACGGTTCAAAATACCGACCCTCTCCTTGCAGTGCAGATAACAAACACACTTGTAGAGTATTTCATAAACGATAATATTTCCCTGCAGCAGTCTCGTTTCGCTGAATCAAAACTGACGTTGGCAGGGCAAATTGCCGAGCAACAGGGATTTGTTGATCAAATCCAGTTAGCTTTGAATTCTTTACCTCAAGGGGAGGAAGGCCAGCTGGAACGCACTCGCTTAGAGGGCTTATTAGGCCAGTATAGGCAGACGTATACACAATTACTTCAAAGCTATGAACAACTACGACTCGCAGAAGCCCAAAGTACATCTAATGTGCTGCAAGTAGAACCAGCGATACTCCCCGACGAGTCAATAAGCCCAAAAGTCCCACTTAACACGCTTCTCGCAGGTGTACTGGGGGCAGCCCTGGCAACAAGTTATGTTTTCCTTCGGACGACATTAGACAATTCGATTAAAAACGCTGATGAAATTCGGAATAATTTTGATCTTTCCACATTGGCATTTGTTGCTAAGGCACATGAGGAGGATGAGATAATAACGGCTTCTAATCCTCGTTCGCCTATTTCAGAATCTTTCCGGTCTTTGCGGACTAATATTCAGTTTGCCAGTGTGGATGACCAGTTAAAGATAATTGTAGTGACTAGTTCTGTTCAAGGGGAAGGGAAAAGTACAATTGCCTCTAACTTAGCTTTTGTGATTAGCCAATTGGGAACAGAAACAATTCTTATTGATGCCGACTTGCGCCGGCCCAGGCTGCATAAGTTGTTTAAGGTATCCAATAAAAAGGGCTTATCAAATTTATTTGTTAACAAGCATATGGACCATGCTTTCGATGCACAATTGCAAGAGACTAAATATCCTCATTTAAAGATTATGTCTTCAGGAGGCATACCCCCCAACCCTTCGGAATTGATTTCTACAATCCGCATGAACAATATCCTCGAGCATGCCAAAACTAGAGCAGAACTGGTCATTATTGATGCTCCCCCTGTTCTACCTGTGACTGATGCGGTTGTGTTGGCACAGAAGGCGGATGGAGTAATTATTGTTATGGTTCCTGGCCAGACTACTATGCCGATGGCCAAACAGGCTGTGGAGAGCTTGCGACAGGTGGATGCGAAGATTCTTGGGGTGGTGTTTAACAATGTTGATCTAGATTCAGCCTACTTCTCTTCGTATCGAAATGCTTATGTTTATCACTATGATGAAGCCAGCTAG